The Sylvia atricapilla isolate bSylAtr1 chromosome 10, bSylAtr1.pri, whole genome shotgun sequence genome contains a region encoding:
- the FAM43A gene encoding protein FAM43A: MLPWKRSKVELAAGEARRQSKPKGYAVSVHYSALTSLARACPESALHRVGSMFRSKRRKFRVTSEDPTYTVLYLGNATTIQSKGEGCTDLAVCKIWSKSEAGRQGTKMKLTISAQGIRMAHAEDKGLRRPGHLYLLHRVTYCVADPRLPRVFAWIYRHELKHKAVMLRCHAVLVSKPEKAKAMALLLYQTSATALAEFRRLKKRDDARHQQQQLVGEQSIPLVPLRKLLNGQCCYKPPVERSRSAPKLGSITEDLLGEEQEERAMHCDCEDILEALGEPEGELLRPSTGRGESPELGQLLRDLGELSLGNDLRSLRADLRVRRLLSGESTGSESSLESGGTDGAAPPGSDAEQPPPGDPETG; encoded by the coding sequence ATGCTGCCCTGGAAGCGGAGCAAGGTGGAGCTGGCGGCGGGCGAGGCGCGGCGGCAGAGCAAGCCCAAGGGGTACGCGGTGAGCGTACACTACTCGGCCCTCACCTCGCTGGCCCGCGCCTGCCCCGAGAGCGCCCTGCACCGCGTTGGCAGCATGTTCCGCTCCAAGCGGCGGAAATTTCGCGTCACCAGCGAAGACCCCACGTATACTGTGCTCTACCTGGGCAACGCTACCACCATCCAGTCCAAAGGTGAGGGCTGCACCGACCTGGCCGTCTGCAAGATTTGGAGCAAAAGCGAGGCGGGCCGGCAGGGCACCAAGATGAAGCTGACCATCAGCGCGCAGGGCATCCGCATGGCCCACGCCGAGGACAAGGGGCTGCGCCGGCCCGGCCACCTCTACCTGCTGCACCGGGTCACCTACTGCGTGGCCGACCCGCGCCTGCCCCGTGTCTTCGCCTGGATCTACCGCCACGAGCTGAAGCACAAGGCAGTGATGCTGCGCTGCCACGCCGTGCTGGTCTCCAAGCCCGAGAAGGCGAAGGCCATGGCCCTGCTGCTTTACCAGACTTCGGCCACGGCACTGGCCGAGTTCCGCCGGCTCAAGAAGCGGGACGACGCGcggcaccagcagcagcagctggtgggcGAGCAGAGCATCCCGCTGGTGCCGCTGCGCAAGCTGCTCAACGGGCAGTGCTGCTACAAGCCGCCGGTAGAGCGGAGCCGCAGCGCGCCCAAGCTGGGCTCCATCACGGAGGACCTACTGGGCGAGGAGCAGGAAGAGCGGGCCATGCACTGCGACTGCGAAGACATCCTGGAAGCGCTAGGCGAGCCCGAGGGCGAGCTGCTGCGCCCCAGCACCGGCCGCGGCGAGAGCCCGGAGCTGGGCCAGCTCCTTCGCGACCTGGGCGAGCTCAGCCTGGGCAACGACCTACGCTCGTTGCGCGCCGACCTGCGCGTCCGCCGCCTGCTTTCCGGGGAAAGCACGGGCAGCGAGTCCTCCCTGGAGAGCGGCGGCACGGAcggggccgccccgcccggcAGCGATGCCGAGCAGCCGCCCCCCGGCGACCCCGAGACCGGCTGA